One Longimicrobiaceae bacterium DNA window includes the following coding sequences:
- a CDS encoding FkbM family methyltransferase, whose translation MSEPPPIPEPWRRRTLLLSNGYEVVYQSKAEARYFYHDIFEKHVYLRHGLTVEDGDVVFDVGANIGTFTLFVHSLGRSVTSHSFEPAPRLFEILRINASRYAPGARLFNYGIAETAREAEFTFYPNSPGMSTFHPRLEEEREVLRAIMENQLEQGMEGMEGVLRHADDLLEERFRAETFRCVLKPLSQVIYENQVQRIDLLKVDVQKSEMQVLEGIEAADWPKIRQLVLEVHDIDGALGQVTALLDRYGFEVVAEQDDLYTGSLLYNLYARRPTAAAAPVAADAGSAELLRRAQARARQQKLSRQR comes from the coding sequence ATGAGCGAGCCGCCCCCGATCCCCGAGCCCTGGCGCCGCCGGACCCTGCTCCTCTCCAACGGCTACGAGGTCGTCTACCAGAGCAAGGCCGAGGCGCGGTACTTCTACCACGACATCTTCGAGAAGCACGTGTACCTCCGCCACGGGCTCACCGTGGAGGACGGAGACGTGGTCTTCGACGTGGGGGCGAACATCGGGACCTTCACCCTCTTCGTGCACAGCCTGGGCCGGTCCGTCACCTCGCACTCCTTCGAGCCGGCGCCGCGCCTCTTCGAGATCCTGCGCATCAACGCCTCCCGCTACGCGCCCGGCGCGAGGCTCTTCAACTACGGGATCGCGGAGACCGCGCGCGAGGCGGAGTTCACCTTCTATCCCAACAGCCCGGGGATGTCCACCTTCCACCCCCGCCTGGAAGAGGAGCGGGAGGTGCTCCGCGCCATCATGGAGAACCAGCTCGAGCAGGGAATGGAGGGGATGGAGGGCGTTCTCCGGCACGCGGACGACCTGCTGGAGGAGCGCTTCCGGGCCGAGACCTTCCGGTGCGTCCTCAAGCCCCTCTCCCAGGTGATCTACGAGAACCAGGTGCAGCGCATCGACCTCCTGAAGGTGGACGTGCAGAAGAGCGAGATGCAGGTGCTGGAGGGGATCGAGGCCGCCGACTGGCCGAAGATCCGCCAGCTCGTCCTGGAAGTGCACGACATCGACGGGGCGCTCGGGCAGGTCACCGCTCTCCTGGACCGCTACGGGTTCGAGGTCGTCGCGGAGCAGGACGACCTCTACACCGGCTCGCTCCTCTACAATCTATACGCGCGCCGCCCGACGGCCGCGGCCGCACCCGTCGCGGCGGACGCCGGCAGCGCCGAGCTGCTCCGGCGGGCGCAGGCGCGGGCACGGCAGCAGAAGCTCTCCCGGCAGCGCTGA
- a CDS encoding polyketide synthase: MSNETYEGPERIAVVGMACRLPGAENVQEFWRNLREGVESISFFSDEELLAAGVTPELLRRPDFVKAFGATEGADLFDADFFEFTPRDAELMDPQHRLFLEQAWAALEHAGCDPFGYTGPIGVFAGTNMNTYLLNVVARQGMRGADLLVNRIRSDKDFLATLVSYKLNLRGPSLSVQTACSTSLVAVHLACQSLQDFQCDVALAGGVSVSVPLTGGYMARDGVFSPDGRCRAFDARGEGTVGGSGVGVVVLKRLSDALADGDHVHAVILGSAINNDGAQKVGYTAPSVEGQIEVVALAHAVADVPPETIGYVEAHGTATPLGDPIEVTALTRAFDTSARHFCALGSVKSNIGHLDAAAGVASLIKAVLTLEHAEIPPSLHFEQPNPRIDFAHSPFFVNDRLRPWAPPAGVPRRAGVSSFGVGGTNAHVVLEEAPSAPRPQAVDARPQALVLSARTPAALDRL, from the coding sequence ATGAGCAACGAGACCTACGAAGGCCCGGAACGGATCGCGGTGGTCGGCATGGCGTGCCGGCTCCCGGGCGCGGAGAACGTGCAGGAGTTCTGGCGCAACCTCCGGGAGGGAGTGGAGTCGATCTCCTTCTTCTCGGACGAGGAGCTCCTGGCGGCGGGCGTCACCCCGGAGCTGCTCCGCCGCCCCGACTTCGTGAAGGCGTTCGGCGCGACGGAGGGCGCCGACCTGTTCGACGCGGACTTCTTCGAGTTCACGCCGCGCGACGCCGAGCTGATGGACCCGCAGCACCGCCTCTTCCTGGAGCAGGCCTGGGCGGCGCTGGAGCACGCCGGGTGCGACCCGTTCGGCTATACCGGGCCGATCGGCGTCTTCGCGGGCACCAACATGAACACCTACCTGCTGAACGTGGTGGCGCGGCAGGGGATGCGGGGTGCCGACCTGCTGGTGAACCGCATCCGCAGCGACAAGGACTTCCTCGCGACGCTGGTCTCGTACAAGCTGAACCTGCGCGGCCCCAGCCTGTCGGTGCAGACGGCGTGCTCCACCTCGCTCGTGGCGGTGCACCTGGCCTGCCAGAGCCTGCAGGACTTCCAGTGCGACGTGGCGCTGGCGGGCGGCGTCTCGGTGAGCGTGCCGCTCACGGGCGGGTACATGGCCCGCGACGGGGTCTTCTCCCCGGACGGGCGCTGCCGCGCCTTCGACGCGCGCGGGGAGGGGACGGTGGGCGGGAGCGGGGTGGGGGTGGTGGTGCTCAAGCGGCTGAGCGACGCCCTTGCGGACGGGGACCACGTGCACGCGGTGATCCTGGGCTCCGCCATCAACAACGACGGCGCCCAGAAGGTGGGGTACACCGCGCCCAGCGTGGAGGGGCAGATCGAGGTGGTGGCGCTGGCCCACGCGGTGGCCGACGTCCCGCCGGAGACGATCGGCTACGTGGAGGCGCACGGGACGGCCACCCCGCTGGGCGATCCCATCGAGGTGACGGCGCTCACCCGGGCGTTCGACACCTCCGCGCGCCACTTCTGCGCGCTGGGCTCGGTGAAGAGCAACATCGGCCACCTGGACGCCGCCGCGGGGGTGGCCAGCCTCATCAAGGCCGTGCTGACGCTGGAGCACGCGGAGATCCCTCCCTCGCTCCACTTCGAGCAGCCGAACCCCCGGATCGACTTCGCCCACTCCCCCTTCTTCGTGAACGACCGGCTGCGCCCGTGGGCTCCTCCCGCGGGGGTGCCGCGCCGCGCAGGCGTGAGCTCCTTCGGGGTGGGCGGCACCAACGCGCACGTGGTGCTGGAGGAGGCGCCGAGCGCGCCGCGGCCGCAGGCGGTGGACGCGCGCCCGCAGGCGCTGGTGCTCTCCGCGCGCACGCCCGCGGCGCTGGACCGCCTC